AATGGGATTCTGTAGGACtgcttcccacctcagccacacaGCAGGGCAGACTCACCAAGAACCGACTGGGTCTGACCCACCAAAGACTGCCCCAGCCAAAGCAGAACTGCCAGATGAGCTCAGAATTAATATGCCCAAGGCCAATTCCCTCATAATGTTGCCTACAGAAGCCCCAGCAAGCACCGGCTAAGGTTCTGACTACTACCGTCTTCAACTGCCTTGAACACCCAGATAGAATTCACTCATGTGTGTGGGGGAAAGAAAGATAGATCAGACTgctactgtgtctatgtagaaaaaggaagacataagaaactctattttgatctgtactaagagaaattattctgccttgagatgctgttaatctgtaaccctagcctCAACCCTGTGCTcgcagaaacatgtgctgtgttgactcaaggtttactagatttagggctgtgcaggatgtgctttgttaaaatgtgtttgcaggcagtatgcttggtaaaagtcatcaccattctccAGTCTcgagtacccagggacacaatgcactgcggaaggccgcagggacctctgcccaagaaagcctgggtatcgtccaaggtttctccccactgagacagcctgagatatggcctcgtgggaagggaaagacctgaccgtccccaaGCCCGatacccataaagggtctgtgctgaggaggattagtgaaagaggaaggcctctttgcagttgagataagaggaaggcatctgtctcttgctcgtccctgggaatggaatgtcttgGTGTGAAACCCAATCGTACATTCTATttgctgagataggagaaaaccacctTATGGCTGGATGTGAGACATGCTGGCAGCGATACTGTTCTTTACTGCACTGAGATATTTGTGTAAAgtcaaacataaatctggcctatgtgcacatcgaggcacagcacctttccttaaacttatttatgacacagagtCCTTCGCTCAtgtttcctgctgaccctctccccaccattaccctatagtcctgccacatccccctctccgagatggtagagatagtgatcaacaaatgctgagggaactcagagaccagtgccgGTGCGGGTCCTCCATATGCTGAGCACCGGTCCCCTGGggccactgttctttctctactttgtctctgtgtcttatttcttatttcttttctcagtctctcgtcccccctgacgagaaacacccacaggtgtggacgGGCTGGACCCCTTCAATGTGGAGAAAAATGGCCAAAGGCAGATGTGTGCCAGAAACCCCTACAGGGGCTAAACAGTCAAGACACACCAGCCGCTAACTAGAATAAGTTGTTAGGCCTCCTAACTGTACTTCCCATAAACCTCAACTGCCCAGCACAGGTGTCTCAAGCACTGCCCATGGCCAAACTACACTTCCTAGGAAGCTCAGCAGCCCTGTTCAAAAGCCTCAGTTCCCAGAGAAGGCAAAGAGGGGCTAAACACCGGGTAGACTACACTGCACAAATTCAGCTGAGCTTGCTTCTCCCTCTCAGGGAACCTGGTGCTGATTGCTGGTAATTGCCTCCTTCTGGTCCCTCCCTGGGAGGATTAACATCCTAGGGGCATTGGGTCCAGTGCGTAGACTGAGCTTCATCTGCCCCTTGTTCAGGTGGGGGGAACCCATCAGtaaattatagtttttataaTCCACTTGATTCATATGGGACATTTATAGCAGCTATTTCTAACATCCTTTTCTGCTATAAGTGTGCCACTTCTGGGTCTCTACTGAGTTTTCTTCATGTTATGGGgttatattttcctgcttctttgcacaCCTGGGTAAGTTTGTATTGGATGCCAGACATGGTCAATTACTGACTGGTAGattgctttctatttctttattagtCTCTGTTTGGAAAATTGCTAACTTACTTGGAAAGTATGGCCTTTTCATGGCTTGCATGTATGCTTTGTGAGGAGAGTTCGAGGCAGCCTTTACTGTAGAGCAAATCTGAGCCACCCACAGAGGCAATACTCCTTACTTAAGGTCCACTGTGATTCTCCAAATGTTAGGAGGCGTTTCCACTCCAGCTGGTGGAAATGCTTGTGTGTAATCCAAGGATTTTTCTGCGTGTTCATTTCTTCCTGTTCTTCCTCCAGCCTAGGGGGGGTTTCTCACATACATATGCTGATTATGACTCAAAAGGCTTGTGGGGGAAACTCTACAGAACTCTCAATTCTTGAGTGCAGCTCTTCTCCAATAATCCAATTCATGAATTTGGGCCACCTTGAATTCCTCAAAccctaaactctgtctcaattcAGAGAGATGGCTGGGATCTGCTTGGGTTTCTCCTCCCAATCCTGCAGACTGGAAACTTTCTCCAGGCACTAAGCTGGGGCAATCATAAGGCTCATCTCATTGTTTCCTTTCTGTCATGGAAAGCTGTCCTAAGCCCTTTACTTCTCAATGTCTGATGAAGttcattcatatattttgtgCATCTTTTTTAGATATTTAAGGCAGGAGATTATATACATTAGACATTTACTGTAAAAGAAAAAGGGACTGTTTGGGTTGGCTATGAAAAAGTTAGTCAATATCCAGGTGCATTATGTCATATGCATTCCGTACTCATAATGAAGTATGTTAGTttcttttccccccttttttagagtcagagtcttattctgtcacccacgctgtagtgcagtggcatgatcatagctcactgcagtcactgcagcctagaactcctggactcaagcaatcatcttgcctcagcctcccaagtagctgggactataggcacacaccaccatgtccagctattattatttttttttttttttgtagaggtagtctcgctatgttgcccagggtggtctcaaacttgcgggctcaagtgatcttcctgccttggcctcccaaagtgctgagattacaggtgtgagccactgtgcctggccaggtaggttaatttatataatttcagaATAGATACAAATTTACGTTTAGCAACATTTCAAGCACCATAAATCTCATGTTCTTTTTGGACATTTAGGAGTTATTTTCCAGTGCTGATGTGATTTTAACATTTCAAGAGCATCTATAATGCTCACATATAACAATCATAGCATAAGATTCTCTGATTATAGAATAAAATCTTAACATACTTGCCTCATAATaagatagggagattatcctggcttATCTGGGTTTTcacagtgtaatcacaagggtcctcaAACATGGAAGAGGGAGACAGAACACTCAAGTGTTTGAGTGATGTAAGACTGATTGGCCATTGCTGGTTTTGAAAGGAGGCCCCAAACCACAGAATTtgggcagcttctagaagctggaagggCAAAGAAAGAcgctcccctagagcctccaaaaaGAAAAGCAGCCCTGTCAACAGCTTGATGTAGCCCCGTGAGATGCATTTGGACTTCagtcctccagaactgtaagataatgattttgtgttgttttaagccattaaatttgtgTTAGTTTGGTGCAACACTCATAAAAAACTAACACAATTTTACTTCCATATTTGTTATATTCATAGGTTTTCATTACATAATACTATTCCTGGGGTTCAAGATTTCATTAAACACGTCCCTCCAAGACTCTCAAGACATAAAAGTATGATACATGAGTTAATTTGGTGAGTTGCCATCATTTCTTACTTtcaagagtttttcttttctacaaattCTCCCATATTTTACGAAAAATGTTTTCCATATCCATTGCCTCTACAGTTGTCTATGTTTCTTTGGCACACGAGGCACAATTTAGCGCTAAAAGCACCATCACAATCTTTCATAAATATTCCTGTAAGAATTCTTTTGATACCAATTGAGATATCATCTCCAGGTAAAGACTTCCTCATAACAGCTGCATTTCTACCCAACATGATTTCAATGGTGTTTAACAGGTTTGACTTCTCACAGAAATGTCCTCCACAACCACTGCCTCCACAGTGTTTCAGCCCTAAATGAGCTCTCTGGGATATAATGGCTGGAGGATTCCTACTAAAGATTTTCCCACCTTTCTGGTATCAGAAGATTTATTCTGATACAATATCTGTAAGATACAAGATATAATTTATTACTGATGGGGCCACATTCACTTCATTTGTGAGGCTTATTCTCTGTTCAAATTCCTGATTAACTACAAAGGCTTGATTTCTTGGAAAAGGTTGTTCCACAATCACTACATTTCTGCCCACTAGGCGCTCACTCTTGTTTAACAATGGCGGGGTTCCTGAGGAAGGCATTTCTATAGGTACTGTGTTCACAGTCTTTTGCTCTTGTATGAGTTCGCTCATGTATAAGGAGGTATGACTCCTTGAGGAAGGTTTCTCCACCGTCAGTGAATTTATGGCTGTCTCTCTTATGTGAGTTTTCTCATGTTTAATGAGGACTGACATGTGGgcaaaggctttgccacattctctGCATGAATATGgtctctctccagtgtgagtACGCTGATGCTGAATGAGCTTCGACTTGCTTCTAAAGGCTTTTTCACACTCActacattcataaggtttctctcccGTATGAATCCTCTGATGTCTGGTCAGGTCTGACTTAAAATAGAAGGTTCTTCCACAATCACTGCATTTATAAGGCTTATCTCCTGTGTGAAGTCTCTGGTGTGCAGTGAGGTATGCCTTCTGAGAAAAGGCTTTCCCACACACACTGCACCCATagagtttctctccagtatgtgATCGCTGATGTCTATTGAGCCGGCACTTCCGGCTGAAGGCTTTTCCGCATTTGCTGCAtctgtagggtttctctcctgtatggGTTCTCTGATGGACCATGAGCTGTGACTTTCTGgagaaggcttttccacattcactACATTCATGGGGCTTCTCTCCTGTGTGAGTTCTCTGATGCTCAGTGAGCTGAATCTTCCTCATGAATGTTTTCCCACATTCACCACATCCATGGGGTTTCTCTCCTCTTTCAGTTCTCTGATGTTGA
The DNA window shown above is from Homo sapiens chromosome 19, GRCh38.p14 Primary Assembly and carries:
- the ZNF577 gene encoding zinc finger protein 577 isoform a (isoform a is encoded by transcript variant 1), whose amino-acid sequence is MKNATIVMSVRREQGSSSGEGSLSFEDVAVGFTREEWQFLDQSQKVLYKEVMLENYINLVSIGYRGTKPDSLFKLEQGEPPGIAEGAAHSQICPGFVIQSRRYAGKDSDAFGGYGRSCLHIKRDKTLTGVKYHRCVKPSSPKSQLNDLQKICAGGKPHECSVCGRAFSRKAQLIQHQRTERGEKPHGCGECGKTFMRKIQLTEHQRTHTGEKPHECSECGKAFSRKSQLMVHQRTHTGEKPYRCSKCGKAFSRKCRLNRHQRSHTGEKLYGCSVCGKAFSQKAYLTAHQRLHTGDKPYKCSDCGRTFYFKSDLTRHQRIHTGEKPYECSECEKAFRSKSKLIQHQRTHTGERPYSCRECGKAFAHMSVLIKHEKTHIRETAINSLTVEKPSSRSHTSLYMSELIQEQKTVNTVPIEMPSSGTPPLLNKSERLVGRNVVIVEQPFPRNQAFVVNQEFEQRISLTNEVNVAPSVINYILYLTDIVSE
- the ZNF577 gene encoding zinc finger protein 577 isoform b (isoform b is encoded by transcript variant 7) gives rise to the protein MKNATIVMSVRREQGSSSGEGSLSFEDVAVGFTREEWQFLDQSQKVLYKEVMLENYINLVSIGYRGTKPDSLFKLEQGEPPGIAEGAAHSQICPGGKPHECSVCGRAFSRKAQLIQHQRTERGEKPHGCGECGKTFMRKIQLTEHQRTHTGEKPHECSECGKAFSRKSQLMVHQRTHTGEKPYRCSKCGKAFSRKCRLNRHQRSHTGEKLYGCSVCGKAFSQKAYLTAHQRLHTGDKPYKCSDCGRTFYFKSDLTRHQRIHTGEKPYECSECEKAFRSKSKLIQHQRTHTGERPYSCRECGKAFAHMSVLIKHEKTHIRETAINSLTVEKPSSRSHTSLYMSELIQEQKTVNTVPIEMPSSGTPPLLNKSERLVGRNVVIVEQPFPRNQAFVVNQEFEQRISLTNEVNVAPSVINYILYLTDIVSE